The proteins below are encoded in one region of Hordeum vulgare subsp. vulgare chromosome 3H, MorexV3_pseudomolecules_assembly, whole genome shotgun sequence:
- the LOC123440734 gene encoding gallate 1-beta-glucosyltransferase 84A23-like, which translates to MGMGEEAAAAVTAAATSSTPHLLIICNPSQGNVNPMLRLGKRFAAKGLLVTFSSTSDVGAKITASSRVESGGDGVPLGLGRIRFEFLDDHHDGEELKFNDLVTHLETTGPPAFAKLLRRQEEAGRPVACVVGNPFIPWAFDVAHGAGIPYAVLWVQSCAVFSLYYHHVHGLLELPAEDDLDARVKLPGLPALSVTDVPSFLLPSNPYCYKLFTEAILRQFRAIHKPSWVFVNSFSELERDVLDALPTVLPQPPLLIPVGPLFELEEEAAVRGDMMKAADDCVGWLDTQALRSVVYASLGSMAVLSAEELAEMAHGLTSTGRPFLWVVRPDNSALLPEGYLNSIAGRGMVVPWSPQDLVLAHPSTACFLTHCGWNSTLETLAAGVPVAAFPMWGDQCTDAKYLVEELKIGVPIHGPLRRDAMRDALENVMAGPDADAMLGNARMWSAVARAAVAPGGSSDRHIQAFVEVFLNVSR; encoded by the coding sequence ATGGGCATGGGTGAGGAGGCCGCGGCCGCGGTCACCGCGGCGGCGACGTCGTCTACGCCCCACTTGCTCATCATATGCAACCCGTCGCAGGGGAACGTCAACCCCATGCTGCGCCTGGGCAAGCGCTTCGCGGCCAAGGGTCTCTTGGTCACCTTCTCGTCGACCTCCGATGTTGGAGCGAAGATCACGGCTTCCTCCAGGGTGGAATCTGGCGGCGACGGCGTGCCGCTCGGCCTTGGCCGCATCCGGTTCGAGTTCTTAGACGACCATCACGACGGGGAGGAGTTGAAATTCAACGACCTGGTGACGCACCTGGAGACAACCGGGCCGCCGGCGTTCGCGAAGCTGCTGAGGCGCCAGGAGGAGGCGGGCCGGCCAGTGGCGTGCGTCGTCGGGAACCCGTTCATCCCGTGGGCGTTTGACGTCGCCCATGGCGCCGGCATCCCCTATGCAGTGCTGTGGGTGCAGTCGTGCGCGGTGTTCTCGCTCTACTACCACCACGTGCACGGGCTCTTGGAGCTCCCGGCCGAGGACGACCTCGACGCTCGGGTCAAGCTGCCGGGACTCCCGGCGCTGTCTGTCACCGACGTACCGTCGTTCCTGCTGCCGTCGAACCCCTACTGCTACAAGCTCTTCACCGAGGCGATACTGAGGCAGTTCCGAGCCATCCACAAACCGTCGTGGGTGTTCGTCAACTCCTTCTCCGAGCTGGAGCGCGACGTGCTCGACGCTCTCCCGACTGTCTTGCCGCAGCCTCCCCTACTCATCCCCGTCGGTCCACTCTTCGAGCTggaggaggaggccgccgtgCGCGGCGACATGATGAAAGCCGCGGACGACTGCGTTGGATGGCTTGACACGCAGGCGCTGCGCTCCGTGGTGTACGCATCTCTCGGCAGCATGGCGGTGCTCTCCGCCGAGGAGCTGGCCGAGATGGCGCACGGGCTTACGTCCACCGGCCGCCCCTTCCTGTGGGTGGTTCGGCCAGACAACAGCGCGTTGCTCCCGGAGGGTTACCTGAACTCCATCGCCGGGCGCGGCATGGTGGTGCCGTGGAGCCCGCAGGACCTGGTGCTGGCGCACCCGTCCACGGCGTGCTTTCTCACGCACTGCGGCTGGAACTCGACGTTAGAGACGCTCGCCGCGGGCGTTCCCGTGGCGGCCTTCCCGATGTGGGGTGACCAGTGCACGGACGCAAAGTACCTGGTGGAGGAGCTCAAGATAGGCGTGCCCATCCACGGCCCGCTGCGGCGGGACGCCATGCGCGACGCCTTGGAGAACGTTATGGCTGGGCCGGACGCCGACGCGATGCTCGGCAACGCCAGGATGTGGAGCGCGGTGGCGAGGGCGGCTGTGGCGCCAGGCGGGTCGTCGGACCGCCACATACAGGCCTTTGTGGAGGTGTTTCTTAATGTTTCAAGATAG